ATGAAGACCAACAACCTCACGCAGGCGCCCGACTTCACCGCCAAGCTCGGCGAGCGGGTGGAGTTCATCGTGATCACTCACGGGAACTTCTTCCACACCTTCCACATCCACGGACACCGCTGGGCCGACAACCGCACCGGCCTGCTGGAGAGCCCGCAGGACCAGAGCCGGATCGTCGACACCAAAACCACGGGACCCGCCGAGTCGTTCGGCTTCCAGGTGATCGCCGGCGAGCGCGTCGGCCCCGGGAAGTGGATGTACCACTGCCACGTGCAGAGTTATTCCGACGCGGGGATGTCCGGCGTGTTCACGGTGACCGACGCGGGCAAGAAGGTCCCGCTGACCGTCACCGCCTCGTCCCGCTGCGTGGGCACGTCGGCGTACGTGGCGGTGACGGCGGTC
The DNA window shown above is from Microbispora sp. ZYX-F-249 and carries:
- a CDS encoding multicopper oxidase domain-containing protein, translated to MKTNNLTQAPDFTAKLGERVEFIVITHGNFFHTFHIHGHRWADNRTGLLESPQDQSRIVDTKTTGPAESFGFQVIAGERVGPGKWMYHCHVQSYSDAGMSGVFTVTDAGKKVPLTVTASSRCVGTSAYVAVTAVNEGDVPVTVTLSTPYGSKTVADVAPGKQAYQSFNTRTARIDAGTVTVKGTATIDGKQVTSTYEAVYTAISCG